One window of Nicotiana tomentosiformis chromosome 11, ASM39032v3, whole genome shotgun sequence genomic DNA carries:
- the LOC138901231 gene encoding uncharacterized protein, with translation MSSEALWRLDMFTKLFPVYFSGASSEDPYEYLDNCHEVLQNMGIMETNGVDFAASGNSQHQGSLAMVPAPGASPPAQPARGRGQAARGGGQDIRVYSRDASVLFDLGSTHSYVSSYFASYLVVPHDSLSAPVYVSTLVGDAIVLDRVYHLRVVTVGSLETSVDLLLLDMVDFDVILCMDWLSPYHAILYCHAKTVTLALPGLPLFEWRGTPGHSTSRVIFYMKARCMVENGCLA, from the exons ATGTCTTCTGaagctttatggagattggacatgtttaccaagctctttccagtttatTTCAGTGGTGCTTCTTCAGAGGATCCCTATGAGTATCTTGACAACTGTCATGAGGTtctacagaacatgggtataatggagaccaatggggtcgattttgct GCATCGGGTAActcacagcatcagggttctctTGCCATGGTACCAGCACCAGgtgcttcaccacccgctcagccagctagaggtaggggtcaagcagctagaggtggaggtcaggacattagag TttacagtagagatgcttcagttctatttgatctaggtTCTACtcattcctacgtgtcatcctattttgcttcatatttggttgtgcctcatgattctttgagtgctcctgtgtatgtgtccacacttgtgggagatgctattgttttagatcgtgtttatcatttgCGTGTGGTCACcgttgggagtcttgagactagtgtagatcttctacttctagatatggtcgattttgatgttatcttgtgtatggattggttgtcaccttatcatgctatattgtattgtcacgctaagacggtgaccttagctttGCCGGGTTTGCCTCTATTtgagtggagggggactcctggccattctaccagtagggttatcttttatatgaaggctcggtgtatggtcgagaaTGGGTGTCTAGCTTAA